A region of the Prevotella melaninogenica genome:
ATAGAGAAGAAGTCAATATCCTTCACAATCACCATTTGGTTGTACTTCTCTTCAAACAATGCGTCGGTCAATACCTTATGTGGATCTTGTGTATAGCCACGTGTGAGTACCTGCATTGCTTTTGCAACACGCATTGGAGTCTTCTCCAAACCTTCTCTTTCTGGGTCTTCTCCTAAGAGTGTAAGTACCTGCTTGTAGTGTGAGGCAAGTTCGTCTAATCCTTCACGGAATGGTATTTCAGGAGTCATATTACTTTTCTTTCTGATTATTTGTATATGTTAGGGTTCTCTTTAATATTGTAGAGTAGGATAACCCTTAGTAATTAACAGGTTGTGTTGTTTTTACTGTCACCATCATACGGATGACATTAGCATGCGGATAGCCCTCTTTTCGGAGTGTTCGCATAATCTTCTTTGCTGCGTCATAGTTAGTAAAGTTACCAACAAGACACATCCAGCGTGGTGGATAGAAATGTACGTAAACAGGCTGCTCTGGGAAGAGCTGCTTAGCTTTCTGTCCTGCTTTGTCCGCTTGCTGGTGTGCAATGCGAGTGTTACCACCGCTATACACCTGTACACGGAAGCCTCTAACTTTCTGTACACCTTTCTTGACACGTTTGGTCACAATCCGCGTATCTTCAATCTCATCCCATGTAGGAATGTGCGGCTTTCTGACTAAACGCTTTACTATTTTTGTTCTGACAGGTTGTAAAGTGTTGTTTTCAGGTCGTGCTATCTCTGGCTTGTGCTCGTTTAGCTTTGGGACAACCAGTTGTTTTGTGTCTGGTGTCTTGATAGTTGGACGTGCAGGTTCGGTTTGACTCTCTACTTTCTGTCGGTCTTTTTTGTTTTTCTTGTCTGCCTTTTTGCCATTCACCAATGCGTCAATCTCGGCACTCTGAGATACCGTCACCGACCCTTGGGCATTAACAGCCACAACAGCAGTCAGCATAACAACTATGATTGTAAGGAGTCTTTTCATTCTTTAGTGTATAAAAATTGAAATAGAGGTTGTATCAAATATGCTAATGGTTGTTGACCCAGTAGAATTTTGATACAGCCTCTTAAGTTTTCTTTGAATTACTTCTTCCAAGCGTCGATGATACCCTTGAAGTCAGCAGCCTTCAATGAAGCGCCACCAATCAAGCCACCGTCGATATCAGCCTTGCCGAACAACTCAGCAGCGTTGCTTGCGTTACAGCTACCACCATAGAGGATTGATGTCTCCTCAGCAGCCTCCTTGCCGTACTTCTCAGCAACGATTGAGCGGATGTAAGCCAACATCTCCTGAGCCTGATCAGAAGTAGCAGTCTTACCTGTACCGATAGCCCAGATTGGCTCGTATGCCAAGATGATGTTCTTCCACTCCTCAGCAGAAAGGTGGAATACAGAACCTTCGAGCTCAGCCTTTACTACCTCGTTCTGCTTTTCAGCCTCACGCTCCTCAAGAGTCTCGCCGCAGCAGAAGATAACCTTCAAGCCATTAGCCAATGCTAACTGTACCTTCTCTTTCAGAATCTCAGCTGTCTCACCATAATACTGACGACGCTCAGAGTGACCGAGGATAACGTACTGTGCACCAGTACTCTTTACCATAGCGGCAGAAACCTCACCAGTATAAGCACCCTTCTCCTTGTCAGCGCAGTTCTCAGCACCGAGAGCAACACCCTCTGCGTCCAATACCTGTGCAACACTTGCAAGGTGAATGAATGGAGTACAGATAACAACATCACAGTTTGGCTTCTCTGCCTTCAATGAGTCGTTAATTTCCTTTGCCAATGCAATACCTTCCTGCAGGGTCTCGTTCATCTTCCAGTTACCTGCAACAATTTTCTTTCTCATTTGTCTTTTACGTTTTAAAAGTTGATATAATTTATTTGATTGTTCTTTTTGTAATATCCATTCCTCCTTTTGCTTCAACCATTCCTCTCGTTTTCTGACCCATCGTGTCCATGACCAAATGCGGTCGGCAACAATTAGGAGTGTCAGTGGGAAGATATAGCAAATAAGAATCAAGACAATCTTTGTCCATGTCTTATTCTCTGGTTCACGTCCTGCTTCAATAAGTGATAATGGGGCGTTCAGCTCTGCCTGCTTAGGAAGGGCATTGTGACTCCACTTATTGATGATAGTACCTTTGTAAAGTAGCACCAAACCAGGATTACTACGGATGATTGTTTTCAGCGTTGTACCATCAGTTGTATAGAAAGGATACTCGGCTCCAGTAATATCTCGCCAGTGTTTAACGGCTTTATCCGTACTTGCTGTGAGTCCATAGAAACCATAACCATTCTCTTTTGCATATTCATAGATTGCATCAATCTCACCAAAGTTACTATCGTCGGCACGTTCCAATACTGGGGCTACGAGTAGGAAAGTATATCCATCTTTGGTTAGTATGCTATCAGTAAGGTCTTCTCCCGTCTTCTCGTCTGTAATAGAGAAGTCGTGAATAGGGGGTTCATAGCCTTTTTCAAGTATCTCTTGGTGTGTATCTTTGAATACCCATGTTGAGTCATCGTATGGGTAATCATTCTCTGTGAACTCCTTTGTTACACCATCTTTCTCACAAATAAAGGTTGTCTTGTA
Encoded here:
- a CDS encoding BT_3928 family protein: MNKIKSILVNFSRALLALTFIFSGFVKAIDPLGSQYKIAEYLEAVQLSAYIPDWAQLMLSVGLAAIEFTLGVMLLLAIRRRLASKLSLIIMVVMTLVTLWLTVSNPIQDCGCFGDAIHLTNTQTFIKNLILLIAAFILARWPLYQIRFVSKTNQWIAFYFTIVFIFTASILSLYHLPIFDFRPYYIGQNIKKAMEIPEGAKQTTYKTTFICEKDGVTKEFTENDYPYDDSTWVFKDTHQEILEKGYEPPIHDFSITDEKTGEDLTDSILTKDGYTFLLVAPVLERADDSNFGEIDAIYEYAKENGYGFYGLTASTDKAVKHWRDITGAEYPFYTTDGTTLKTIIRSNPGLVLLYKGTIINKWSHNALPKQAELNAPLSLIEAGREPENKTWTKIVLILICYIFPLTLLIVADRIWSWTRWVRKREEWLKQKEEWILQKEQSNKLYQLLKRKRQMRKKIVAGNWKMNETLQEGIALAKEINDSLKAEKPNCDVVICTPFIHLASVAQVLDAEGVALGAENCADKEKGAYTGEVSAAMVKSTGAQYVILGHSERRQYYGETAEILKEKVQLALANGLKVIFCCGETLEEREAEKQNEVVKAELEGSVFHLSAEEWKNIILAYEPIWAIGTGKTATSDQAQEMLAYIRSIVAEKYGKEAAEETSILYGGSCNASNAAELFGKADIDGGLIGGASLKAADFKGIIDAWKK
- a CDS encoding SPOR domain-containing protein, which gives rise to MKRLLTIIVVMLTAVVAVNAQGSVTVSQSAEIDALVNGKKADKKNKKDRQKVESQTEPARPTIKTPDTKQLVVPKLNEHKPEIARPENNTLQPVRTKIVKRLVRKPHIPTWDEIEDTRIVTKRVKKGVQKVRGFRVQVYSGGNTRIAHQQADKAGQKAKQLFPEQPVYVHFYPPRWMCLVGNFTNYDAAKKIMRTLRKEGYPHANVIRMMVTVKTTQPVNY